From Camelina sativa cultivar DH55 chromosome 7, Cs, whole genome shotgun sequence, one genomic window encodes:
- the LOC104700792 gene encoding nuclear pore complex protein NUP98B-like isoform X2 has translation MFGSSNPFGQSSNNSPFGTQTQSLFGQTNNNPSNNPFAVKPFGNSTPFGAQTGSSMFGGTSTGVFGAPQTSSSPFGASSQAFGSSTPAFGASSAPAFGSSTSPFGGTSTFGQKSFGLSTPQSSPFGSTPQQSQPAFGNSSFGSSSPFGASSTPAFGASNTSAFGASNTSAFGATSTPGFGASSTPAFGSTNTPAFGASSTPSFGASSSPAFGASPAPAFGSSGTGFGNNAFGAGGAFGASSTPAFSASSTPAFGASSTPAFGASSTPAFGASSTPSFSFSSSPAFGQSTSAFGSSAFSSTQSPFGAQGAQASTPIFGGQTTIGGEQGGSRVMPYAPTNEAESGTGNPGRLQSISAMPVYKEKNQEELRWEDYQRGDKGGQRPAGQSPGGAGFGVTTSQPSVFSPSPTFGQTSPNPTNPFAQKTSITTPNLSSPFGQPTTPSFGQPTTPSFGQPTTPSFGQPTIPSMFGSTASNATSVFGSSPSFATNTQQPFGSAPAHGSNSAFSMGGNNNNSQSSPLFGSNPLFGQSTTPAFQQTSSAFGLNTTPTFQQTSSVNGQNTNPANGQSNIFSTPSTGSANLFSSSFTTSISPFGQTTPALSTPYQSVQPTQPSGAFSFNNFAQTQTGGTGTLSQSNFKQVPAFGNSAIMQPTPVTNPFGTLPALPQVSIGQGRNSPSIQYGISSMPVVDKPAPVRVSPLLTSRHLLQRRVRLPTRKYRPGDDGPKVPFFSDEENSSTPKADALFIPRENPRALFIRPVERVKSEHRKDGPAPLQENGNKSNGVTNGANHENKNNGETCEAPPVKANQKPNGTHENHGGDKNGSPSGADIETLMPKLHHAEYFTEPRIQELATKERVDPGHCKRVKDFVVGRHGYGSIKFLGETDVCKLDLEMVVQFKNREVNVYMDESKKPPVGQGLNKPAVVTLLNIKCMDKKTSTQVKEGARLDKYKEMLRRKAEEQGAKFVSYDAVKGEWTFKVEHFSSYKLGEEDDM, from the exons ATGTTTGGTTCTTCTAATC ctttTGGACAGTCATCTAACAACAGTCCATTTGGGACCCAAACTCAATCTTTGTTCGGGCAGACCAACAATAACCCGAGCAATAATCCTTTTGCTGTGAAGCCCTTTGGTAATTCTACTCCTTTTGGTGCACAGACAGGGAGTTCCATGTTTGGGGGCACTTCAACCGGCGTGTTTGGTGCacctcaaacttcttcttccccttttgGTGCTTCATCACAAGCGTTTGGTAGCTCTACTCCGGCTTTTGGAGCATCTTCTGCTCCTGCATTTGGTAGTTCAACTTCACCTTTTGGTG GCACTTCTACGTTTGGTCAAAAGTCTTTTGGCCTCTCAACGCCTCAGTCAAGTCCTTTCGGAAGCACCCCACAGCAATCACAGCCTGCCTTTGGGAACAGCTCTTTTGGTTCATCTTCACCTTTTGGTGCCTCTAGCACGCCTGCCTTTGGTGCCTCAAACACTTCCGCATTTGGCGCCTCAAACACTTCCGCATTTGGCGCCACAAGCACACCTGGGTTTGGCGCATCAAGCACTCCTGCCTTTGGCTCCACAAACACACCTGCTTTTGGTGCATCAAGTACTCCATCATTCGGCGCCTCGAGTTCACCTGCATTTGGCGCGTCACCCGCTCCAGCCTTTGGTAGCTCTGGCACTGGATTTGGCAACAATGCCTTCGGTGCTGGAGGTGCTTTTGGTGCATCAAGCACTCCTGCTTTTAGTGCATCAAGCACTCCTGCTTTTGGTGCATCAAGCACTCCTGCATTTGGTGCGTCAAGCACTCCTGCGTTTGGGGCATCAAGTACCCCATCCTTTAGTTTTAGCTCTTCCCCAGCTTTTGGACAGTCTACCTCAGCATTTGGTAGCAGTGCCTTTAGCTCTACACAATCTCCCTTTGGAGCCCAAG gtgcACAGGCTTCGACCCCAATATTTGGGGGTCAAACAACTATCGGGGGTGAACAAGGGGGTAGTAGGGTCATGCCTTATGCACCTACAAATGAGGCAGAGTCAGGCACTGGTAACCCTGGGAGGCTACAATCTATATCTGCCATGCCtgtatacaaagaaaaaaaccaggAGGAGCTTCGGTGGGAGGACTACCAGCGAGGAGATAAAG GTGGACAACGTCCTGCTGGTCAATCTCCTGGAGGTGCTGGATTCGGTGTAACAACTTCTCAGCCAAGTGTATTCTCTCCTTCACCAACGTTTGGCCAGACATCTCCAAATCCAACAAACCCTTTTGCACAGAAGACATCAATAACTACCCCAAATCTTTCATCTCCCTTTGGTCAACCCACTACCCCCTCCTTTGGTCAACCCACAACCCCATCCTTTGGTCAACCCACAACCCCATCCTTTGGTCAACCCACTATCCCATCCATGTTTGGGTCAACTGCATCAAATGCCACATCCGTTTTTGGATCATCCCCTAGTTTTGCAACAAACACACAGCAGCCATTTGGTTCAGCCCCTGCACATGGGTCAAATTCAGCATTTAGCATGGGTGGAAATAATAACAACAGTCAGTCATCTCCCCTGTTCGGTTCAAACCCCTTATTTGGACAGAGTACTACTCCTGCATTTCAACAGACGAGTTCTGCGTTTGGACTGAATACCACTCCTACATTTCAACAGACTAGTTCTGTGAATGGACAGAATACCAATCCTGCAAATGGACAGAGTAACATTTTCAGTACACCTTCCACTGGCTCCGCAAATCTGTTTTCAAGCTCTTTCACTACAAGCATCTCTCCCTTTGGTCAAACAACG CCTGCTCTTTCGACACCTTACCAATCAGTCCAGccaactcaaccatcaggtgCTTTTAGTTTCAACAACTTTGCTCAAACCCAAACAG GTGGAACGGGAACTTTGAGCCAAAGCAACTTTAAGCAAGT gCCTGCGTTCGGTAACTCTGCTATTATGCAACCAACTCCTGTTACAAACCCATTTGGAACGCTTCCTGCTTTGCCTCAGGTTTCAATTGGTCAAGGTAGAAATTCACCTTCCATTCAGTATGGAATCTCCAGCATGCCT GTCGTTGATAAGCCTGCTCCTGTTAGAGTATCTCCACTCCTGACTTCTCGACACCTTTTACAAAGGCGGGTCAGGCTACCTACAAGGAAGTACCGTCCTGGTGATGATGGTCCAAAG GTTCCATTCTTCAGCGATGAAGAGAATTCCAGTACACCAAAGGCTGATGCCCTTTTCATTCCAAGGGAAAACCCTAGAGCTTTATTTATACGCCCAGTTGAAAGGGTAAAATCAGAACATCGAAAGGATGGCCCGGCCCCACTGCAGGAGAATG GTAATAAGTCAAATGGGGTTACTAATGGAGCCAACCATGAGA ATAAGAATAACGGTGAAACTTGTGAGGCTCCTCCGGTTAAAGCCAATCAGAAACCGAACGGAACACATGAAAATCACGGAGGCGACAAAAATGGTTCACCAAGCGGAGCAGATATCGAGACATTGATGCCAAAGCTGCATCACGCTGAATATTTCACAGAGCCTCGGATCCAAGAACTGGCTACAAAAGAAAGGGTTGATCCGGGTCATTGCAAGCGGGTAAAAGACTTTGTTGTTGGTAGACACGGTTACGGGAGTATAAAATTTCTGGGAGAGACGGATGTGTGTAAACTTGACCTGGAAATGGTGGTTCAGTTCAAAAACCGTGAAGTGAATGTGTACATGGACGAGAGCAAAAAACCTCCTGTGGGTCAAGGACTGAATAAGCCCGCGGTTGTAACTTTGCTGAACATAAAATGTATGGACAAGAAGACCAGTACGCAAGTGAAGGAAGGCGCGAGATTGGACAAGTACAAGGAAATGCTGAGGAGGAAAGCTGAGGAACAGGGAGCAAAATTTGTGTCTTATGATGCTGTGAAAGGCGAGTGGACGTTCAAGGTGGAGCATTTCAGTTCCTAcaagcttggagaagaagatgatatgtAG
- the LOC104700792 gene encoding nuclear pore complex protein NUP98B-like isoform X3: MFGSSNPFGQSSNNSPFGTQTQSLFGQTNNNPSNNPFAVKPFGNSTPFGAQTGSSMFGGTSTGVFGAPQTSSSPFGASSQAFGSSTPAFGASSAPAFGSSTSPFGGTSTFGQKSFGLSTPQSSPFGSTPQQSQPAFGNSSFGSSSPFGASSTPAFGASNTSAFGASNTSAFGATSTPGFGASSTPAFGSTNTPAFGASSTPSFGASSSPAFGASPAPAFGSSGTGFGNNAFGAGGAFGASSTPAFSASSTPAFGASSTPAFGASSTPAFGASSTPSFSFSSSPAFGQSTSAFGSSAFSSTQSPFGAQGAQASTPIFGGQTTIGGEQGGSRVMPYAPTNEAESGTGNPGRLQSISAMPVYKEKNQEELRWEDYQRGDKGGQRPAGQSPGGAGFGVTTSQPSVFSPSPTFGQTSPNPTNPFAQKTSITTPNLSSPFGQPTTPSFGQPTTPSFGQPTTPSFGQPTIPSMFGSTASNATSVFGSSPSFATNTQQPFGSAPAHGSNSAFSMGGNNNNSQSSPLFGSNPLFGQSTTPAFQQTSSAFGLNTTPTFQQTSSVNGQNTNPANGQSNIFSTPSTGSANLFSSSFTTSISPFGQTTPALSTPYQSVQPTQPSGAFSFNNFAQTQTANTTGVTGGTGTLSQSNFKQVPAFGNSAIMQPTPVTNPFGTLPALPQVSIGQGRNSPSIQYGISSMPVVDKPAPVRVSPLLTSRHLLQRRVRLPTRKYRPGDDGPKVPFFSDEENSSTPKADALFIPRENPRALFIRPVERVKSEHRKDGPAPLQENDKNNGETCEAPPVKANQKPNGTHENHGGDKNGSPSGADIETLMPKLHHAEYFTEPRIQELATKERVDPGHCKRVKDFVVGRHGYGSIKFLGETDVCKLDLEMVVQFKNREVNVYMDESKKPPVGQGLNKPAVVTLLNIKCMDKKTSTQVKEGARLDKYKEMLRRKAEEQGAKFVSYDAVKGEWTFKVEHFSSYKLGEEDDM, from the exons ATGTTTGGTTCTTCTAATC ctttTGGACAGTCATCTAACAACAGTCCATTTGGGACCCAAACTCAATCTTTGTTCGGGCAGACCAACAATAACCCGAGCAATAATCCTTTTGCTGTGAAGCCCTTTGGTAATTCTACTCCTTTTGGTGCACAGACAGGGAGTTCCATGTTTGGGGGCACTTCAACCGGCGTGTTTGGTGCacctcaaacttcttcttccccttttgGTGCTTCATCACAAGCGTTTGGTAGCTCTACTCCGGCTTTTGGAGCATCTTCTGCTCCTGCATTTGGTAGTTCAACTTCACCTTTTGGTG GCACTTCTACGTTTGGTCAAAAGTCTTTTGGCCTCTCAACGCCTCAGTCAAGTCCTTTCGGAAGCACCCCACAGCAATCACAGCCTGCCTTTGGGAACAGCTCTTTTGGTTCATCTTCACCTTTTGGTGCCTCTAGCACGCCTGCCTTTGGTGCCTCAAACACTTCCGCATTTGGCGCCTCAAACACTTCCGCATTTGGCGCCACAAGCACACCTGGGTTTGGCGCATCAAGCACTCCTGCCTTTGGCTCCACAAACACACCTGCTTTTGGTGCATCAAGTACTCCATCATTCGGCGCCTCGAGTTCACCTGCATTTGGCGCGTCACCCGCTCCAGCCTTTGGTAGCTCTGGCACTGGATTTGGCAACAATGCCTTCGGTGCTGGAGGTGCTTTTGGTGCATCAAGCACTCCTGCTTTTAGTGCATCAAGCACTCCTGCTTTTGGTGCATCAAGCACTCCTGCATTTGGTGCGTCAAGCACTCCTGCGTTTGGGGCATCAAGTACCCCATCCTTTAGTTTTAGCTCTTCCCCAGCTTTTGGACAGTCTACCTCAGCATTTGGTAGCAGTGCCTTTAGCTCTACACAATCTCCCTTTGGAGCCCAAG gtgcACAGGCTTCGACCCCAATATTTGGGGGTCAAACAACTATCGGGGGTGAACAAGGGGGTAGTAGGGTCATGCCTTATGCACCTACAAATGAGGCAGAGTCAGGCACTGGTAACCCTGGGAGGCTACAATCTATATCTGCCATGCCtgtatacaaagaaaaaaaccaggAGGAGCTTCGGTGGGAGGACTACCAGCGAGGAGATAAAG GTGGACAACGTCCTGCTGGTCAATCTCCTGGAGGTGCTGGATTCGGTGTAACAACTTCTCAGCCAAGTGTATTCTCTCCTTCACCAACGTTTGGCCAGACATCTCCAAATCCAACAAACCCTTTTGCACAGAAGACATCAATAACTACCCCAAATCTTTCATCTCCCTTTGGTCAACCCACTACCCCCTCCTTTGGTCAACCCACAACCCCATCCTTTGGTCAACCCACAACCCCATCCTTTGGTCAACCCACTATCCCATCCATGTTTGGGTCAACTGCATCAAATGCCACATCCGTTTTTGGATCATCCCCTAGTTTTGCAACAAACACACAGCAGCCATTTGGTTCAGCCCCTGCACATGGGTCAAATTCAGCATTTAGCATGGGTGGAAATAATAACAACAGTCAGTCATCTCCCCTGTTCGGTTCAAACCCCTTATTTGGACAGAGTACTACTCCTGCATTTCAACAGACGAGTTCTGCGTTTGGACTGAATACCACTCCTACATTTCAACAGACTAGTTCTGTGAATGGACAGAATACCAATCCTGCAAATGGACAGAGTAACATTTTCAGTACACCTTCCACTGGCTCCGCAAATCTGTTTTCAAGCTCTTTCACTACAAGCATCTCTCCCTTTGGTCAAACAACG CCTGCTCTTTCGACACCTTACCAATCAGTCCAGccaactcaaccatcaggtgCTTTTAGTTTCAACAACTTTGCTCAAACCCAAACAG CTAATACAACTGGCGTTACAGGTGGAACGGGAACTTTGAGCCAAAGCAACTTTAAGCAAGT gCCTGCGTTCGGTAACTCTGCTATTATGCAACCAACTCCTGTTACAAACCCATTTGGAACGCTTCCTGCTTTGCCTCAGGTTTCAATTGGTCAAGGTAGAAATTCACCTTCCATTCAGTATGGAATCTCCAGCATGCCT GTCGTTGATAAGCCTGCTCCTGTTAGAGTATCTCCACTCCTGACTTCTCGACACCTTTTACAAAGGCGGGTCAGGCTACCTACAAGGAAGTACCGTCCTGGTGATGATGGTCCAAAG GTTCCATTCTTCAGCGATGAAGAGAATTCCAGTACACCAAAGGCTGATGCCCTTTTCATTCCAAGGGAAAACCCTAGAGCTTTATTTATACGCCCAGTTGAAAGGGTAAAATCAGAACATCGAAAGGATGGCCCGGCCCCACTGCAGGAGAATG ATAAGAATAACGGTGAAACTTGTGAGGCTCCTCCGGTTAAAGCCAATCAGAAACCGAACGGAACACATGAAAATCACGGAGGCGACAAAAATGGTTCACCAAGCGGAGCAGATATCGAGACATTGATGCCAAAGCTGCATCACGCTGAATATTTCACAGAGCCTCGGATCCAAGAACTGGCTACAAAAGAAAGGGTTGATCCGGGTCATTGCAAGCGGGTAAAAGACTTTGTTGTTGGTAGACACGGTTACGGGAGTATAAAATTTCTGGGAGAGACGGATGTGTGTAAACTTGACCTGGAAATGGTGGTTCAGTTCAAAAACCGTGAAGTGAATGTGTACATGGACGAGAGCAAAAAACCTCCTGTGGGTCAAGGACTGAATAAGCCCGCGGTTGTAACTTTGCTGAACATAAAATGTATGGACAAGAAGACCAGTACGCAAGTGAAGGAAGGCGCGAGATTGGACAAGTACAAGGAAATGCTGAGGAGGAAAGCTGAGGAACAGGGAGCAAAATTTGTGTCTTATGATGCTGTGAAAGGCGAGTGGACGTTCAAGGTGGAGCATTTCAGTTCCTAcaagcttggagaagaagatgatatgtAG
- the LOC104700792 gene encoding nuclear pore complex protein NUP98B-like isoform X1: protein MFGSSNPFGQSSNNSPFGTQTQSLFGQTNNNPSNNPFAVKPFGNSTPFGAQTGSSMFGGTSTGVFGAPQTSSSPFGASSQAFGSSTPAFGASSAPAFGSSTSPFGGTSTFGQKSFGLSTPQSSPFGSTPQQSQPAFGNSSFGSSSPFGASSTPAFGASNTSAFGASNTSAFGATSTPGFGASSTPAFGSTNTPAFGASSTPSFGASSSPAFGASPAPAFGSSGTGFGNNAFGAGGAFGASSTPAFSASSTPAFGASSTPAFGASSTPAFGASSTPSFSFSSSPAFGQSTSAFGSSAFSSTQSPFGAQGAQASTPIFGGQTTIGGEQGGSRVMPYAPTNEAESGTGNPGRLQSISAMPVYKEKNQEELRWEDYQRGDKGGQRPAGQSPGGAGFGVTTSQPSVFSPSPTFGQTSPNPTNPFAQKTSITTPNLSSPFGQPTTPSFGQPTTPSFGQPTTPSFGQPTIPSMFGSTASNATSVFGSSPSFATNTQQPFGSAPAHGSNSAFSMGGNNNNSQSSPLFGSNPLFGQSTTPAFQQTSSAFGLNTTPTFQQTSSVNGQNTNPANGQSNIFSTPSTGSANLFSSSFTTSISPFGQTTPALSTPYQSVQPTQPSGAFSFNNFAQTQTANTTGVTGGTGTLSQSNFKQVPAFGNSAIMQPTPVTNPFGTLPALPQVSIGQGRNSPSIQYGISSMPVVDKPAPVRVSPLLTSRHLLQRRVRLPTRKYRPGDDGPKVPFFSDEENSSTPKADALFIPRENPRALFIRPVERVKSEHRKDGPAPLQENGNKSNGVTNGANHENKNNGETCEAPPVKANQKPNGTHENHGGDKNGSPSGADIETLMPKLHHAEYFTEPRIQELATKERVDPGHCKRVKDFVVGRHGYGSIKFLGETDVCKLDLEMVVQFKNREVNVYMDESKKPPVGQGLNKPAVVTLLNIKCMDKKTSTQVKEGARLDKYKEMLRRKAEEQGAKFVSYDAVKGEWTFKVEHFSSYKLGEEDDM from the exons ATGTTTGGTTCTTCTAATC ctttTGGACAGTCATCTAACAACAGTCCATTTGGGACCCAAACTCAATCTTTGTTCGGGCAGACCAACAATAACCCGAGCAATAATCCTTTTGCTGTGAAGCCCTTTGGTAATTCTACTCCTTTTGGTGCACAGACAGGGAGTTCCATGTTTGGGGGCACTTCAACCGGCGTGTTTGGTGCacctcaaacttcttcttccccttttgGTGCTTCATCACAAGCGTTTGGTAGCTCTACTCCGGCTTTTGGAGCATCTTCTGCTCCTGCATTTGGTAGTTCAACTTCACCTTTTGGTG GCACTTCTACGTTTGGTCAAAAGTCTTTTGGCCTCTCAACGCCTCAGTCAAGTCCTTTCGGAAGCACCCCACAGCAATCACAGCCTGCCTTTGGGAACAGCTCTTTTGGTTCATCTTCACCTTTTGGTGCCTCTAGCACGCCTGCCTTTGGTGCCTCAAACACTTCCGCATTTGGCGCCTCAAACACTTCCGCATTTGGCGCCACAAGCACACCTGGGTTTGGCGCATCAAGCACTCCTGCCTTTGGCTCCACAAACACACCTGCTTTTGGTGCATCAAGTACTCCATCATTCGGCGCCTCGAGTTCACCTGCATTTGGCGCGTCACCCGCTCCAGCCTTTGGTAGCTCTGGCACTGGATTTGGCAACAATGCCTTCGGTGCTGGAGGTGCTTTTGGTGCATCAAGCACTCCTGCTTTTAGTGCATCAAGCACTCCTGCTTTTGGTGCATCAAGCACTCCTGCATTTGGTGCGTCAAGCACTCCTGCGTTTGGGGCATCAAGTACCCCATCCTTTAGTTTTAGCTCTTCCCCAGCTTTTGGACAGTCTACCTCAGCATTTGGTAGCAGTGCCTTTAGCTCTACACAATCTCCCTTTGGAGCCCAAG gtgcACAGGCTTCGACCCCAATATTTGGGGGTCAAACAACTATCGGGGGTGAACAAGGGGGTAGTAGGGTCATGCCTTATGCACCTACAAATGAGGCAGAGTCAGGCACTGGTAACCCTGGGAGGCTACAATCTATATCTGCCATGCCtgtatacaaagaaaaaaaccaggAGGAGCTTCGGTGGGAGGACTACCAGCGAGGAGATAAAG GTGGACAACGTCCTGCTGGTCAATCTCCTGGAGGTGCTGGATTCGGTGTAACAACTTCTCAGCCAAGTGTATTCTCTCCTTCACCAACGTTTGGCCAGACATCTCCAAATCCAACAAACCCTTTTGCACAGAAGACATCAATAACTACCCCAAATCTTTCATCTCCCTTTGGTCAACCCACTACCCCCTCCTTTGGTCAACCCACAACCCCATCCTTTGGTCAACCCACAACCCCATCCTTTGGTCAACCCACTATCCCATCCATGTTTGGGTCAACTGCATCAAATGCCACATCCGTTTTTGGATCATCCCCTAGTTTTGCAACAAACACACAGCAGCCATTTGGTTCAGCCCCTGCACATGGGTCAAATTCAGCATTTAGCATGGGTGGAAATAATAACAACAGTCAGTCATCTCCCCTGTTCGGTTCAAACCCCTTATTTGGACAGAGTACTACTCCTGCATTTCAACAGACGAGTTCTGCGTTTGGACTGAATACCACTCCTACATTTCAACAGACTAGTTCTGTGAATGGACAGAATACCAATCCTGCAAATGGACAGAGTAACATTTTCAGTACACCTTCCACTGGCTCCGCAAATCTGTTTTCAAGCTCTTTCACTACAAGCATCTCTCCCTTTGGTCAAACAACG CCTGCTCTTTCGACACCTTACCAATCAGTCCAGccaactcaaccatcaggtgCTTTTAGTTTCAACAACTTTGCTCAAACCCAAACAG CTAATACAACTGGCGTTACAGGTGGAACGGGAACTTTGAGCCAAAGCAACTTTAAGCAAGT gCCTGCGTTCGGTAACTCTGCTATTATGCAACCAACTCCTGTTACAAACCCATTTGGAACGCTTCCTGCTTTGCCTCAGGTTTCAATTGGTCAAGGTAGAAATTCACCTTCCATTCAGTATGGAATCTCCAGCATGCCT GTCGTTGATAAGCCTGCTCCTGTTAGAGTATCTCCACTCCTGACTTCTCGACACCTTTTACAAAGGCGGGTCAGGCTACCTACAAGGAAGTACCGTCCTGGTGATGATGGTCCAAAG GTTCCATTCTTCAGCGATGAAGAGAATTCCAGTACACCAAAGGCTGATGCCCTTTTCATTCCAAGGGAAAACCCTAGAGCTTTATTTATACGCCCAGTTGAAAGGGTAAAATCAGAACATCGAAAGGATGGCCCGGCCCCACTGCAGGAGAATG GTAATAAGTCAAATGGGGTTACTAATGGAGCCAACCATGAGA ATAAGAATAACGGTGAAACTTGTGAGGCTCCTCCGGTTAAAGCCAATCAGAAACCGAACGGAACACATGAAAATCACGGAGGCGACAAAAATGGTTCACCAAGCGGAGCAGATATCGAGACATTGATGCCAAAGCTGCATCACGCTGAATATTTCACAGAGCCTCGGATCCAAGAACTGGCTACAAAAGAAAGGGTTGATCCGGGTCATTGCAAGCGGGTAAAAGACTTTGTTGTTGGTAGACACGGTTACGGGAGTATAAAATTTCTGGGAGAGACGGATGTGTGTAAACTTGACCTGGAAATGGTGGTTCAGTTCAAAAACCGTGAAGTGAATGTGTACATGGACGAGAGCAAAAAACCTCCTGTGGGTCAAGGACTGAATAAGCCCGCGGTTGTAACTTTGCTGAACATAAAATGTATGGACAAGAAGACCAGTACGCAAGTGAAGGAAGGCGCGAGATTGGACAAGTACAAGGAAATGCTGAGGAGGAAAGCTGAGGAACAGGGAGCAAAATTTGTGTCTTATGATGCTGTGAAAGGCGAGTGGACGTTCAAGGTGGAGCATTTCAGTTCCTAcaagcttggagaagaagatgatatgtAG
- the LOC104704468 gene encoding uncharacterized protein LOC104704468, whose amino-acid sequence MHRIAFFDFQLLIVADRDYHSHVICPIATMDFQGLCPSIPNQTSLTPFLIWIIYQFVEISMIVLIYPPYIYCGPYLMMLIRWNHDVFLYRKFVSGVFTHCRCNFRVSTGECPLTQWNGGSTWVFDPGIDGGINLLDEIKIGDRIRFLWMLTMSDDGDAFSLPWLEYFISSSDYMGCGVYGSKFMVATFIEDDDDTRVMGRKKAANDCDRDVSSFPWSKFFTSMQK is encoded by the exons ATGCACCGCATAGCTT TTTTCGATTTTCAATTATTAATAGTGGCAGATCGAGATTATCATTCTCATGTAATTTGTCCCATTGCGACGATGGATTTTCAGGGACTGTGTCCATCAATTCCAAATCAGACTTCACTCACGCCATtcctaatttggattatttatcAATTCGTTGAGATTTCAATGATCGTCTTGATATAtccaccatatatatattgtggCCCCTACCTTATGATGTTGATTCGATGGAATCATGATGTCTTTCTTTATAGAAAGTTTGTTTCCGGTGTGTTCACTCACTGTCGGTGTAATTTTCGGGTATCAACCGGTGAATGTCCTCTTACCCAATGGAATGGAGGTTCTACATGGGTTTTTGATCCAGGAATCGATGGAGGAATCAATCTACTTGATGAAATCAAAATCGGAGATCGGATTAGATTTCTTTGGATGTTAACTATGTCTGATGATGGTGATGCTTTCTCATTACCCTGGTTGGAATATTTCATTTCGTCAAGTGATTATATGGGTTGTGGAGTATATGGTTCTAAATTTATGGTGGCTACTTTCattgaggatgatgatgacacGAGGGTGATGGGAAGAAAAAAGGCGGCGAATGACTGTGATAGAGATGTTTCTTCTTTCCCTTGGTCAAAATTTTTTACTTCTATGCAAAAGTAA